The Armatimonadota bacterium DNA window GCGATTCTTACAAAGGAGCCGCTCAGCCAGGTTCAGTATGGATTTGGTGATCCGACTTGGCCAGAAGATTGCCGAATTCTGAGGGGAACAGTCGGCGGCGTGCGAATCATTAACACGTATGTCCCAAATGGAACGAAGGTTGGCTCGGAGAAGTGGGACTACAAACTCCGGTGGCTAGAAAAGATTGCCGAGCTGATCCACCAAGAGCTTCAGGTGAATCCGAACCTCGTATGGCTAGGAGATATCAATGTCGCTCCGACCGCGGACGACGTGTATGATCACACCCGCCTGCTAGGACAGGTCTGTCATCACCCCGAGGAGTTTTCGCGTCTGGAAAACATCGTCAAGGATCGACTGGTTGATGTTTACCGTGCACAGCATCAAGGGGCGGGGCATTTCACCTATTGGGAACTGTTCATCAAGAGCGCTTTTCCGAGGAATCTTGGCTGGCGAATCGACCACATTTACGCTTCGCCAAGTCTGGCAGAACGCTGTGTAAACACTCACATAGACAAAGGTCCGAGAGCGC harbors:
- the xth gene encoding exodeoxyribonuclease III: MKIATFNVNSVRVRLEILLDWLAENEPDALALQEIKCENDKFPTEAFLEVGYHAAVLGQKSYNGVAILTKEPLSQVQYGFGDPTWPEDCRILRGTVGGVRIINTYVPNGTKVGSEKWDYKLRWLEKIAELIHQELQVNPNLVWLGDINVAPTADDVYDHTRLLGQVCHHPEEFSRLENIVKDRLVDVYRAQHQGAGHFTYWELFIKSAFPRNLGWRIDHIYASPSLAERCVNTHIDKGPRALERPSDHTVVVAEFDL